A region from the Tahibacter amnicola genome encodes:
- a CDS encoding SMP-30/gluconolactonase/LRE family protein: protein MKRLALSLALLSVALAAYLMFWPVPIEPTRWTAKPSPGYTGVHAANTRLSNLTVVPLGADTAPEHIVLHTDGKLYLAVDNGKVLRMKPDGTDQELFATTGGRVLGFDFDAAGNLIAADAIKGLLAITPAGAVTVLANTVEGDPIRFADAVVVAANGKVYLTDATTRFSPADLGLKQASLHDIVEQSGSGRVIEYDPATKAARIVVHGLNFANGIALTRDQAHLLVVEMARYRVWKIGVDADQLDIRQATPQASVLLDNLPGFPDNLLRGRDGRVWLGLASPRLALLDDMSDAPALRKLLLRLPPVMRPPPPPYGHAIAFTDDGTIVEDLQDPTGAFPEVTGITETDERRYVQSLNPMGLAWLERTEP from the coding sequence ATGAAACGACTGGCATTGAGCCTGGCCCTTCTCAGCGTCGCCCTGGCCGCTTACCTGATGTTCTGGCCGGTGCCAATCGAGCCGACACGGTGGACCGCAAAGCCGTCTCCCGGCTACACCGGCGTTCATGCCGCCAATACCCGGCTGTCGAACCTGACTGTCGTGCCGCTGGGCGCCGACACCGCCCCCGAACACATCGTGCTGCACACCGACGGCAAGCTGTACCTGGCCGTCGACAATGGCAAAGTGCTGCGCATGAAGCCGGACGGGACTGACCAGGAGCTCTTCGCCACCACCGGCGGCCGCGTGCTGGGATTTGACTTCGATGCCGCCGGCAACCTGATTGCCGCCGATGCCATCAAGGGGCTACTGGCGATCACCCCGGCAGGTGCGGTTACGGTACTGGCCAACACGGTCGAGGGCGATCCGATCCGTTTCGCCGACGCCGTCGTGGTGGCTGCAAACGGCAAGGTGTATCTCACCGACGCGACGACCCGTTTTTCCCCGGCGGATCTGGGTCTCAAGCAAGCCAGTCTCCATGACATCGTCGAGCAATCCGGGTCCGGTCGCGTGATCGAATACGATCCGGCCACGAAGGCTGCACGAATCGTCGTCCACGGCCTGAATTTCGCCAACGGCATCGCCCTCACCCGCGATCAGGCGCACCTGCTCGTGGTGGAGATGGCGCGCTACCGCGTGTGGAAAATCGGCGTAGATGCCGACCAGCTCGATATCCGTCAGGCGACCCCGCAGGCGAGCGTACTGCTGGACAACCTCCCCGGTTTTCCCGACAACCTTCTGCGCGGCCGCGACGGGCGCGTCTGGCTCGGGCTGGCCAGTCCACGACTGGCACTGCTGGACGACATGTCCGACGCGCCCGCCCTGCGAAAACTCCTGCTGCGCCTGCCGCCGGTGATGCGCCCGCCCCCGCCGCCCTATGGGCACGCCATCGCCTTCACTGATGACGGCACCATCGTCGAAGACCTGCAGGATCCGACCGGCGCGTTCCCCGAGGTCACCGGCATCACCGAGACGGACGAGCGCCGCTATGTGCAGAGCCTCAATCCGATGGGACTGGCGTGGCTGGAGCGCACAGAACCGTAG
- a CDS encoding alpha/beta hydrolase — translation MKRWIGVLAAGLGLFSVAAGAAVTRQVLSLPDVPLRPGVAVTLSATVFQSQPACLPSQTVLALHGLAHTAATYEPLARTVFATPLAARAVCRVVALDLPGHGLSGLPTGLRFGELTLDDYVAALDGALPRLRARGMHVRALVGHSMGGEVIVLAQQALANRGTSLRAAHGVAGVLLLAPALPRPMAWSLADSGAAAQVLGPFIGEDPVLGPVVRIPEPAWTALFFTNASGTVVPGTPANPHQRGYIAAESLFAGAQLTGTAPFVRPSVAAGLFAANRGTALGVVSFSDDVFLPPAEIAALHTHLTASTSGMGHVTVTDPAAVHDMYLSNPSLMVQRAIAAFAALL, via the coding sequence ATGAAACGGTGGATTGGCGTGCTCGCCGCAGGCCTTGGGCTGTTTTCCGTAGCGGCCGGCGCGGCCGTTACGCGTCAGGTGCTATCGCTGCCGGACGTGCCTTTGCGTCCCGGTGTCGCGGTGACGCTCAGCGCCACGGTGTTCCAGAGTCAACCCGCGTGCCTTCCGTCGCAGACGGTGCTCGCCCTGCACGGGCTTGCGCACACGGCGGCCACGTATGAGCCGCTGGCGCGTACCGTGTTCGCGACGCCGCTGGCGGCACGCGCCGTGTGTCGCGTCGTCGCATTGGACCTGCCCGGACACGGCCTGAGCGGATTGCCCACGGGCCTGCGGTTCGGCGAACTCACCCTGGACGACTACGTCGCGGCGCTCGACGGCGCATTGCCCCGGCTGCGTGCCCGTGGCATGCACGTGCGTGCGCTGGTGGGTCACAGCATGGGCGGTGAAGTGATCGTGCTGGCGCAGCAGGCGCTGGCCAATCGCGGCACCAGCCTGCGCGCCGCGCACGGCGTGGCCGGTGTGCTGCTGCTCGCCCCGGCGTTGCCGCGTCCGATGGCGTGGTCGCTGGCCGATAGCGGCGCCGCGGCCCAGGTGCTGGGTCCCTTCATTGGCGAGGATCCCGTACTCGGCCCGGTGGTGCGCATCCCGGAACCCGCCTGGACGGCGTTGTTCTTCACCAATGCCAGCGGCACCGTCGTTCCCGGCACGCCGGCGAACCCGCACCAGCGCGGCTACATCGCGGCGGAATCGCTCTTTGCCGGTGCCCAGCTGACCGGCACTGCGCCATTCGTGCGTCCCAGCGTGGCAGCGGGGCTGTTCGCCGCCAACCGTGGCACCGCGCTGGGCGTGGTCAGTTTCAGTGACGATGTGTTCCTGCCGCCTGCGGAAATTGCCGCCCTGCATACCCATCTGACGGCCAGCACGTCCGGAATGGGCCACGTGACGGTGACAGATCCTGCCGCCGTTCACGACATGTATCTGTCGAATCCCTCGCTGATGGTGCAGCGTGCGATAGCAGCGTTTGCTGCTCTACTTTAA
- a CDS encoding DUF6064 family protein, translating into MSEWWSYDFSDFLMYSLRSYLRLIQAYNKSWEPLPVFASMIGIGIAVSLWRGSLWRGAALALASAWAFVGVAFFWQRFSSIHWGMHYAATAFMVEALLLALVAWQSRPLDIVPRQRAAAMVFALCGLALPSIGMFTGRQWNQLESFGMTADPTALATIAWLALAPGRWRALLLPVPVAWCLFSAATWCTLRAWDWIIVTCALTLALAVSFVRPAAAR; encoded by the coding sequence ATGTCGGAGTGGTGGAGCTACGATTTCTCCGATTTCCTGATGTATTCGTTGCGCAGCTACCTGCGACTGATTCAGGCCTACAACAAAAGCTGGGAGCCACTACCGGTATTCGCATCGATGATCGGCATCGGGATTGCCGTTTCGCTCTGGCGAGGCTCGCTGTGGCGAGGTGCCGCCCTGGCACTTGCGTCTGCATGGGCCTTCGTCGGCGTCGCCTTCTTCTGGCAACGATTTTCGTCCATTCACTGGGGCATGCACTACGCGGCCACGGCATTCATGGTGGAAGCGCTGCTCCTGGCACTGGTGGCATGGCAGAGCCGGCCACTGGATATCGTTCCACGCCAGCGCGCGGCGGCAATGGTGTTCGCCCTCTGCGGCCTCGCCCTCCCATCCATCGGCATGTTCACCGGCCGGCAATGGAACCAGCTGGAATCATTCGGCATGACGGCTGATCCGACAGCACTGGCAACCATCGCCTGGCTGGCGCTGGCGCCAGGGCGTTGGCGTGCGCTGTTGTTGCCGGTGCCCGTGGCGTGGTGCCTCTTCAGCGCAGCCACCTGGTGCACTCTGCGCGCATGGGACTGGATCATTGTCACCTGCGCGCTGACGCTGGCGCTGGCTGTAAGTTTCGTGCGCCCTGCCGCTGCGCGCTAG
- a CDS encoding WD40/YVTN/BNR-like repeat-containing protein codes for MNAFTRLFRSFSVTGAIAACLMTGTLPAAAQQAWRWSTPLPQGNTLQAVLSNGSTHVAVGDRGTLLSSDDGITWTPRPGNTRAYLRGVAWGSSRFVAVGWDGALLTSPDGRAWTPHFQDASLRLTRIASDGTRFVATTDDSGAILTSANGESWQPSHIDPALADRVRLQDVVWTGAQFVAIGMTGTASFTYDDTTIFASPDGAQWTSHRLPGLRADAIAAGNGRVTFLARDKSNQPLTFTTTNLTEWTNTPFPGHDRRHLAAGGGRYVAVGYNGGAEPAVIYVSTDGSTWEAREVDHHGELNGVTWTGSQFVLVGEDGFVATSPDGTSWTPRRQGELTNLYAVRWVGDEYVALGYLGPSLRSSDGRHWTPFQVGHGFTPPLTDIARAQTPVGERSVIVGGSIWASADRTTWIPAGSATSPSYSVNSVAWGRGRFVAVGDGGTVQTSEDGVI; via the coding sequence ATGAACGCGTTTACGCGCCTTTTTAGATCTTTTTCCGTTACCGGTGCCATCGCTGCCTGCCTGATGACTGGCACCCTGCCTGCCGCCGCGCAGCAGGCCTGGCGCTGGTCCACCCCTTTGCCGCAGGGCAATACGCTTCAGGCCGTTCTCTCAAACGGATCCACGCACGTGGCCGTGGGCGATCGCGGCACACTGCTGAGTTCCGACGACGGCATCACCTGGACACCCCGCCCGGGTAACACACGCGCCTACCTGCGTGGCGTCGCCTGGGGCAGTAGCCGCTTTGTCGCTGTCGGCTGGGACGGTGCCTTGCTGACCTCGCCCGACGGACGCGCATGGACACCGCACTTCCAGGACGCGTCCTTGCGCCTGACCCGCATCGCCAGCGATGGCACCCGGTTTGTCGCCACCACTGACGACAGCGGCGCGATCCTGACCTCAGCCAACGGCGAATCCTGGCAACCCTCGCACATTGATCCGGCGCTGGCCGATCGCGTCCGCCTGCAGGACGTGGTCTGGACCGGCGCGCAATTTGTCGCGATCGGAATGACCGGGACAGCGAGCTTCACCTACGACGATACGACCATCTTCGCATCACCGGACGGCGCGCAGTGGACATCTCACCGCCTGCCCGGCCTGCGCGCCGACGCCATCGCCGCCGGCAACGGCCGCGTGACCTTCCTCGCGCGCGACAAATCCAACCAGCCGCTCACGTTCACGACGACCAATCTCACCGAGTGGACGAATACCCCCTTCCCGGGTCACGACAGACGTCACCTGGCCGCAGGAGGCGGCCGTTACGTCGCAGTTGGCTACAACGGTGGCGCCGAGCCCGCGGTGATATACGTCTCGACGGATGGTTCCACCTGGGAAGCACGGGAAGTGGATCACCACGGCGAACTCAATGGCGTGACCTGGACCGGATCCCAGTTCGTCCTGGTCGGCGAAGACGGCTTTGTCGCCACCTCGCCCGACGGCACATCGTGGACGCCGCGTCGCCAGGGCGAACTGACCAATCTCTACGCCGTGCGGTGGGTGGGAGATGAATACGTCGCGCTGGGCTATCTCGGCCCTTCGCTGCGGTCGTCCGACGGTCGCCACTGGACGCCGTTCCAGGTCGGCCATGGCTTTACACCGCCGCTCACCGACATCGCCCGCGCGCAGACGCCCGTCGGCGAACGCAGCGTCATCGTGGGCGGCTCGATCTGGGCATCGGCCGATCGCACGACCTGGATTCCTGCCGGTTCCGCAACCTCCCCGAGCTATTCCGTCAACAGCGTGGCCTGGGGGCGCGGACGTTTCGTCGCCGTTGGCGACGGCGGTACCGTGCAGACATCGGAAGATGGCGTGATCTGA
- a CDS encoding aldo/keto reductase, whose protein sequence is MSEQHLHAIDLRRRRLLGAAAVATGLWMCPLRGPRAELLVHTTGEIVPPIGLGSWITFNVGDDAELRDDCAAVIGEFFALGGRLIDSSPMYGSSQAVIGHALRKLDRQRDLFAADKVWTGDRDGRTQIEQSRRHWSVPRFDLLQVHNLLGVEHHLATLREMKQSGQLRYVGITTSEGRRHDEIERLLKNEPLDFVQFTYNILDREVEQRLLPLATERGVRVICNRPFRQGILIDALRNKPLPPWAGEIDCTNWAQFLLKFIISHPAVTCAIPATSQVAHVRENMGAAHGRMPDAAMRQRMIAYVEAL, encoded by the coding sequence ATGTCCGAGCAACACCTCCACGCGATCGACCTCCGGCGTCGCCGCCTGCTGGGCGCCGCCGCCGTGGCCACGGGGTTATGGATGTGCCCGCTTCGCGGACCGCGCGCTGAACTGCTGGTTCATACGACCGGGGAAATCGTTCCGCCGATCGGACTCGGCAGCTGGATCACATTCAACGTCGGCGACGATGCGGAACTGCGCGACGACTGCGCAGCCGTCATCGGCGAATTCTTTGCCCTGGGCGGCCGGCTGATCGATTCGTCGCCGATGTATGGCTCATCGCAGGCCGTCATCGGCCATGCGCTGCGCAAGCTCGATCGCCAGCGCGACCTGTTTGCGGCCGACAAGGTGTGGACCGGCGACCGGGACGGTCGAACACAGATTGAACAGTCGCGCCGACACTGGTCGGTGCCGCGGTTCGATCTGCTGCAGGTACACAACCTGCTCGGTGTCGAACACCATCTGGCGACGCTACGCGAGATGAAGCAGTCCGGCCAGCTGCGCTACGTGGGTATCACCACCTCCGAAGGCCGGCGTCACGACGAGATCGAGCGGCTTCTGAAGAACGAACCGCTGGACTTCGTGCAGTTCACCTACAACATCCTGGATCGCGAGGTCGAACAGCGCCTGTTACCGCTCGCAACGGAGCGCGGTGTGCGCGTGATCTGCAATCGTCCTTTCCGGCAGGGCATCTTGATCGATGCACTCCGCAACAAACCCCTGCCACCGTGGGCGGGCGAGATCGACTGCACGAACTGGGCGCAGTTCCTGCTGAAGTTCATCATCAGCCACCCGGCAGTCACGTGCGCCATCCCCGCCACGAGCCAGGTCGCCCACGTCCGCGAGAACATGGGCGCGGCGCACGGACGCATGCCGGATGCGGCGATGCGCCAACGCATGATCGCCTACGTCGAGGCACTGTGA
- a CDS encoding RNA polymerase sigma factor — MINRAIATLCRQEGGRILASLIRHFGDFDIAEEALQDAFEQALGHWPAAGVPDNPAGWLFRVARNRGLDQLRKRAPLHHDAALIEQIQAPSRDDDDTAEFGSDDDRLRLIFTCCHPALAPSAQIALTLRTVCQLQTAEIARAFVEPEATTAQKLVRAKRKISQARIPYAIPVREEWPERVAAVLAVVYLLFNEGYAATTHHGLLRLDLTAEAIRLGREMIRLLPDQAETTGLLALMLFHHSRRATRVDVEGVLVPLELQDRGAWDRDEIRDATALLDSALLKRQPGPYQIQAAIAALHANAPTAADTDWIQIVALYGALLRHQPTAVVELNAAAALAMATSPEQGLAWMDRIAASGRLPEYHLLPAARADLLRRMARYDEAGVAYRMALALATNPAETAYLQRRLAQVEAASAGGSINPSRP; from the coding sequence ATGATCAACCGGGCCATTGCCACGCTGTGCCGCCAGGAAGGCGGCCGCATTCTTGCGAGCCTGATCCGCCACTTCGGCGACTTCGACATCGCCGAGGAGGCGCTGCAGGACGCATTCGAACAGGCCCTGGGTCATTGGCCGGCAGCCGGCGTACCTGATAACCCGGCGGGCTGGCTGTTCCGGGTGGCGCGCAACCGGGGCCTCGACCAGCTCCGCAAGCGTGCGCCGTTGCACCACGATGCGGCCCTGATCGAACAGATCCAGGCGCCGTCGCGCGACGATGACGATACGGCCGAATTCGGCAGCGATGACGATCGGCTGCGCCTGATCTTCACCTGCTGTCATCCGGCGCTGGCACCATCGGCGCAGATCGCGCTGACCCTGCGTACGGTCTGCCAGTTGCAGACGGCTGAAATTGCCCGCGCGTTTGTCGAACCGGAGGCTACGACGGCGCAGAAACTGGTGCGCGCCAAACGCAAGATCAGCCAGGCACGGATTCCCTATGCGATTCCCGTGCGGGAAGAGTGGCCCGAACGCGTGGCGGCGGTCTTGGCCGTCGTCTACCTGCTCTTCAACGAAGGATATGCCGCGACGACGCACCACGGCCTGCTGCGCCTGGACCTCACCGCCGAAGCCATCCGCCTGGGGCGCGAGATGATCCGGCTGCTGCCGGACCAGGCCGAAACGACGGGGCTTCTGGCGCTGATGCTGTTTCACCATTCGCGCCGCGCGACGCGTGTCGATGTGGAAGGTGTGCTGGTTCCCCTGGAGCTGCAGGACAGGGGCGCGTGGGATCGCGACGAAATACGCGACGCCACGGCGTTGCTGGATAGTGCCTTGTTGAAGCGGCAGCCCGGCCCTTACCAGATCCAGGCCGCGATCGCTGCCCTCCACGCCAATGCGCCGACAGCAGCGGACACCGACTGGATCCAGATTGTTGCGCTGTACGGGGCGCTGCTGCGCCACCAGCCGACGGCCGTCGTCGAGCTCAATGCCGCTGCCGCGCTGGCCATGGCAACGTCACCCGAGCAGGGATTGGCGTGGATGGATCGGATTGCGGCATCAGGCCGCCTGCCGGAGTACCACCTGCTGCCGGCGGCCCGTGCAGACCTGCTGCGTCGAATGGCGCGTTACGACGAGGCTGGCGTCGCCTACCGCATGGCGTTGGCGCTGGCGACCAATCCCGCGGAAACCGCCTATCTGCAGCGCCGGCTGGCGCAGGTCGAGGCCGCTTCCGCGGGTGGCAGCATCAATCCCAGCCGTCCGTGA
- a CDS encoding phosphatidylinositol-specific phospholipase C domain-containing protein, with amino-acid sequence MVVTNMRTSGKAHLFGGVLLSLALTHTASAHLSSAYSHDTGITHTQSDWMRGVAGHRRLKDLSLPGTHDTMAYNVSFPLADIAQTQTMPLATQLAAGVRVLDIRCRRIDNKFTMHHGAVYLHANFDDVLQTVARFLQQHPGETVLMRIKEEHEPANSSMSFPEIFDTYANDPRYSGYFWKSNDPNPTLNDVRGKIVVLANFAGARFGIAYGALAIQDNYHLSTNWALYDKWLAVKHHLLAANASDESVRAFHMNYLSGSGGAFPYFVASGHSSPGTGASRLATGLTTPGWNSSYPDFPRVSCFIGICTIAFEGTNVLTSALIDAARLNFVGTVMADFPGQGLIDKIIALNTGVTLFSHADYAGRPQSLRPGSYDIASLAIGNDTLSSLSVPPGMSVTLFEHAGFQGRSRTVRGDTPFLADFNDTMSSLVVTQEPAVAVFEHNGYAGRTQHFGEGRYDIGALGIGNDVVSSVVVLPGWKVTLFEHAGFQGRSRVVTSDATGLPDFNDLASSLVVERQ; translated from the coding sequence ATGGTTGTCACGAACATGCGTACTTCCGGCAAGGCGCATCTTTTTGGTGGAGTGCTCCTGTCCCTCGCGCTGACGCACACCGCCTCTGCCCACCTGTCATCCGCCTACTCGCACGACACTGGCATCACCCACACCCAAAGCGACTGGATGCGCGGCGTTGCCGGGCACCGCCGGTTGAAAGACCTTTCCCTTCCCGGCACCCACGACACGATGGCGTACAACGTGTCCTTCCCGCTGGCCGATATCGCTCAGACCCAGACGATGCCCCTGGCCACGCAGCTGGCTGCTGGCGTACGGGTGCTCGATATCCGCTGCCGGCGAATCGATAACAAGTTCACCATGCATCACGGCGCTGTTTATCTGCACGCCAACTTCGACGATGTCCTCCAGACCGTCGCGCGCTTCCTGCAACAGCATCCCGGCGAGACGGTGCTGATGCGTATCAAGGAAGAGCATGAACCGGCCAACAGCTCCATGAGCTTCCCGGAGATATTCGATACCTACGCGAACGATCCGCGCTACAGCGGCTATTTCTGGAAGTCAAACGATCCCAACCCGACGCTGAACGATGTGCGTGGAAAAATAGTCGTCCTGGCCAACTTCGCCGGGGCACGCTTCGGCATCGCCTACGGCGCGCTCGCCATCCAGGACAACTACCACCTTTCCACTAACTGGGCGCTCTACGACAAGTGGCTGGCGGTGAAGCACCATCTGCTGGCTGCCAACGCCAGCGATGAGTCGGTACGCGCCTTCCATATGAATTACCTGTCCGGCTCCGGCGGCGCATTTCCCTACTTCGTGGCCAGCGGCCACTCCAGCCCCGGTACGGGCGCATCGCGCCTGGCAACAGGGTTGACGACACCCGGCTGGAACAGCTCTTACCCGGACTTTCCCCGCGTCAGCTGCTTCATTGGCATCTGCACCATCGCCTTCGAAGGAACCAATGTGCTGACGTCAGCGCTCATCGACGCCGCGCGATTGAATTTTGTCGGCACAGTCATGGCCGATTTTCCCGGGCAGGGCCTGATCGACAAGATCATCGCGCTCAATACCGGCGTTACGCTGTTCAGCCACGCCGACTATGCCGGCCGGCCGCAGTCCTTGCGACCGGGCAGCTACGACATTGCTTCGCTCGCCATCGGCAACGACACCCTGAGCTCGCTCTCGGTGCCACCAGGGATGTCCGTCACACTGTTCGAGCACGCCGGATTCCAGGGCCGCAGCAGGACGGTGCGCGGCGATACGCCATTTCTCGCGGACTTCAACGACACGATGTCCAGTCTCGTCGTCACGCAGGAACCTGCCGTCGCCGTGTTCGAGCACAATGGATACGCCGGACGCACTCAGCACTTTGGCGAAGGCCGCTACGACATCGGCGCACTGGGCATCGGCAACGACGTTGTCAGTTCTGTCGTCGTGCTGCCGGGCTGGAAGGTCACCCTGTTCGAACACGCCGGTTTCCAGGGACGATCTCGCGTCGTTACGTCCGATGCCACGGGACTGCCGGATTTCAACGACCTGGCGTCAAGCCTGGTGGTGGAGCGGCAGTAG
- a CDS encoding YciI family protein yields the protein MQYMLLIYSEESAWANLSPADITQVLEAYRAYSRELAEAGVLRGGSELAPTATATTVRVRNGKPLLTDGPFAETREQLGGYYLIDVPSLDEATRWAARIPSATMGSIEVRPLTENQANAQV from the coding sequence ATGCAGTACATGCTCTTGATCTACAGCGAAGAATCGGCCTGGGCGAACCTGTCGCCGGCAGACATCACCCAGGTGCTGGAGGCCTATCGGGCCTACTCCAGGGAGCTGGCGGAGGCCGGCGTGCTGCGCGGTGGCTCCGAACTGGCGCCCACGGCCACGGCCACCACGGTCCGGGTGCGCAATGGCAAGCCACTGCTGACGGATGGCCCCTTCGCGGAAACGCGCGAACAGCTCGGCGGCTACTATCTGATTGACGTTCCGTCACTGGACGAAGCCACGCGCTGGGCTGCCCGGATACCGTCGGCAACGATGGGGTCCATCGAGGTGCGGCCGCTGACCGAGAACCAGGCGAACGCGCAGGTGTGA